One segment of Urocitellus parryii isolate mUroPar1 chromosome 5, mUroPar1.hap1, whole genome shotgun sequence DNA contains the following:
- the Nopchap1 gene encoding NOP protein chaperone 1, whose protein sequence is MEVHGELSASPSSSCSSSTRNCSGASVSSELLTAGSHGRGGIWDRLLINSKPNSRKASTLQTVRIERSPLLDQVQNFLPQMAQANEKLRKEMAAAPPGRFNIESLDGTLGKVIQMDVALFEMDHSDSKEMDSSEESSQESSEDSSESEDEDDSISPEVTIDNIKLPNSEGGKGKIEVLDSPASKKKKQ, encoded by the exons ATGGAGGTCCACGGTGAGCTTAGCGCCAGCCCCAGCTCAAGCTGTTCGTCGTCCACCCGGAACTGCTCGGGGGCCTCCGTGTCCAGCGAGCTGCTGACAGCGGGGAGCCATGGCCGAGGAG GTATATGGGACAGGTTACTCATCAACTCCAAGCCTAACTCCAGAAAGGCCTCCACTCTTCAGACAGTTCGGATAGAGAGGAGCCCGT TGTTAGACCAAGTTCAGAACTTTCTCCCCCAGATGGCCCAGGCAAATGAGAAACTACGGAAAGAAATGGCTGCTGCTCCACCTGGTCGCTTCAATATCGAGAGTCTCGATGGGACTCTCGGGAAAGTGATACAGATG GATGTGGCCTTATTTGAGATGGATCACTCAGATTCAAAAGAAATGGACAGTTCAGAGGAGAGTTCACAAGAGAGTTCAGAGGACAGTTCAGAATCTGAGGATGAAGATGACAGCATCTCGCCTGAAGTTACCATAGATAACATTAAGCTTCCTAATTCAGAAGGTGGAAAAGGCAAGATTGAAGTGTTGGACAGTCCagcaagtaaaaaaaagaaacagtga